The segment CTGGGTCCAAAAGAAAAAGTTTGCCTTCAcaggaagccccttcccccaaAAAAGGGTTAAACAAACGAAgtgtagaaaaagaaaaaatcaaaaagttacCTTCTGATGGAAGACAAATGTACGAAAAGTATTGGAATTCTGTTAAAACCCATATGCGGCCTGGTAAACTTCAATCAACCTATACCATCACGCTGCACTAAGGCATGAGACGTGCGCTCTTATActatcttttaagtccaatttgaaaactcacttgttccaacaacattacggatagttccttagcatagagtctggagatgtgagatgtgcatgatgtgttgtttgaatctgacagtgattgtatgaattttgtatacatgtattgttgtcacgcgctttgaacttctgataaggcgctttatagatgcccgttattattattatttattataagttgatagttttatttattttcactttgttttttgttagtttctttagtttcctgttgtgtttcaaataatgttctcatcaacccaaaacaggTAAATCTAAAACATaattatttgaattagtctgacttgcacactaagtcgtatcatgttattttgaagtaaagGGGGCTTTtaacagtgattcgtgaaggcctcttcactggtccatcAGTCGTAGGCGCCAAGgatcctaatatggaccatttgttaATTTTCCTGTATTTAATGTTtcctgaatgtctatcaaagctagttcactttaattaggcctaacggtaaACCTgagaaagaaggactaccaagcacaaaatgaaatttcttcgcaagaaaacaaactaGTTACCctcagcaaaaaacaaaaaggggtccatattaggcacccTCCCCCTACTCTCTTATCCACCACAACAACAGTTCTGAGCGAACATGAAAAGAAGTCATTGCTAATGGCCCCCACTCCAAGCAATGGGGAATACAAATacattgttatcaaatttacaCACTCCAAAGATAATCGGGACACCTACGATAAATTAAATCAGATTTCATCTTGTTCTCAAGAAATTGAAGGGAAATAAGTCCGCGAAGATGGTGAGATTGCAGTTGTCTCGCTTGGATTACAAAAGCAAAATTATGCATGCAAGACACTTAATTTGCTTATTCTACAGAACACATACGCACGTACACaaaggctcacacacacacgcgcgcgcacacacgaacgtatggaaagccgtttggctcataaccaatacacgtgtaaaaaatgattaatacacgtgtaataaatgattaatacacgtgtaataaatgattaatgcacgtgtaataaatgattaatacacgtgtaataaataattcatgcacgtgtaagaaatgattaaatacacgtgtaagaaatatttcatgcacgagtaaaaaatgattaaatacacgtgtaagaaatgattaaatacacgtgtaagaaatgattaaatacccGTGTagtaaatgattaaatacacatgTAATAAATTAAAACTTGAATCAGAAAATATACGACTTGCAAAGCAACAACTCTCGTCTATACTACTTCCGGTTCGCGCGCGATTGATCTCTCAAAATGGGATTTTTGCCTGGGCAATGGCGTTGAATTGTACTAGCAAACCTTCTGAAACAGTGACGTTTGCCGCTcccgccatcttgagctgttCCGGCAAAAGgcaaagcgaggcgatgaagacgcatAGGAAAGGCCCTAATTACCGGACGGGCGCCTAATAAGGGACACGCGATATCTCAGAAATGGTAGGTCACAAAAAAATTTTGTTTGCGCGAAACGATTCAGTGATATCCCCTTACACTTCGCACCAAAATAACATGGCGACTGAACGCACGCATTCTGCACGGGAAGTGGTTTTCTGTTTTTCGCACTCTCACTGTAATTTTAGACATTTGAAAACTAAGTGCAGCAAGAAGTTACGACTTTCTAAGATGAATTGATTGGTTGAAGTAGATAGTACATACACTCTATTAGTAAATACCATGCAATACGACGTATTAAATTAACGCATTTTTCAACAGCTGCATTGTAACTCCAACTAGTGGGGTTTGCCAAATACCGTCCACCACGTGCGCCCAAATAACGGACTATGTAATATGTGTaaaaaatataggtccctggcaATATGtaataaatatgtgtgtgtgtgtgtgtgtgtgtgtgtgtgtgtgtgtgtgtgtgtgtgtgtgtgtgtgtgtgtgtgtgtgtgtgtgtgtgtgtgtgtgtgtgtagttgaacGTGCGGTTAATTCGCTTGACTAAAAATAACGCATAACCCTCTCTCGAGAAAAAGATACATATCTTCATAAAAACTTGCTTTTTGACTGACAAAAGTTGCAAAAACCAACATAataattaaatgtaaaaatacatgaacgttcacaaaaaagaaaacggtTGCAATTGTTAATTAAAACATGGTTTCAGCAACTTTTGTTACTCTATTAAGCAGCGAATTTTGTGTCCGGACTTTGGTGACCCCCTGTCCGGATTTAGGCAGTAGGTTCCCCAAAACCGGACAATTTGCCGAAAAATTCAAACCTTAATAACTTTTAAAGTATAACAgattttttcactttttttcaacatgaaGATAAAGGTAGGTTAGATCTACAATAATCCGTTTTCAAAATTGCGCTATGTTATATACTTTGTGAGAAAAATGGGTTTAACCTTAAGTGTCCGTTAATTGGGGCCTTTcctgtttttcatgtggattcccagtccgagtttctaagtcgcttaaccacgtgactcctgCATTTTAAACGCTTGTACGAAATgattcttacacgtgtatttaatcatttcttacacgtgcatgaaatatttattacacgtgtatttaatcatttcttacaagtgtaagaaatgattaaatacacgtgtaataaatatttcatacacgtgtaagaaatgactaaatacacgtgtaataaatatttcatgcacgtgtaagaaaagATTAATACAGAGTGTAATAAATTAAGAAacgattaatacacgtgtaaaaaacaatttatgcacgtgtaagaaatgattaaatacacgtgtaataaataattacatgtgtatttaatcatttcttacacgtgcatgaaatatttattatacacgtgtattaatcgtTTCTTACACGTATATGAAATATtcattacacgtgtatttaatcattatgcttttccatagcataagaaaaaagataaattacaggTGCAATAAataatttatacacgtgtaagaaataaatacacgtgtatttgatcatttcttacacgtgtatttatcatttattacacgtgtaatggttatgagccaaacggctttccatacgaacacacgcgcgcgcacacacacacacacacacacacgcacgcacgcacgcacgcacgcacacacacacacacacacacacgcgcacacacacacatacacacacacacacacacacacccaaacacacacgcacatacgcgcgCAAAATGTACATGTCACGAGTATTCATTTTTCAAGCGTTTATTTGCGCCTTTTCAAGTACATGTACAGATTATCAATGATACAATCAACAGTAGAAAATGCGTTATATACTCCTTTACAAATATACATGTTTCCTGTACAAGTAATTGTCAATATACACTAAATACAAGTAGTATGTTACATAGAGATTGGATAGAAGATAGGTGAAAACAAAGTTTTGCGACATTGAAACAACTGTAGAAAGCATTATCACCACATACTAGAGGAAGTAGATGAAcataaggccaaataaaaaatatatgttggtttagggtaacccaaccgaccctattttttcccgccgaccctaaaacttttttttcatttctaaacaaAAACCCCacatttggcacattttgcgaaccatgccgagactaagggaagtaaccttctttaaaatcgactgaatttaaaataaaaaaaataaaaaaataaaaataaaaagccgacctaccgaccctatctttttgtttacgttaccctaaaccaacatttatttttgtttggcctaacaaACACAAACGAACGAAAAAACAATCAGACGAACAatcagacaaaaaacaaagaactCATGAAGTTAATAAAACAGAAATAAACTTGCAAACGGTGTACTTTTATATCAGACATGAATCATATATTGAAAAAAATTGTGCTAAAATCATtttagaatagaataatgtagTAGAACGAAAATCGATTACGTCAAGAACTTAATAGGATTCAATCAAATATTTAAAGTATATAAAACTTTATACATTTTAATATAATTTCATACCTTCCCAAAACATTCgatatttgtttttataaattGTCAGCGTATTATAGGATATTCCCCTGCAGTTAAACAACTTTgagaacaacaaaaataataaaaaaatctcACACACTTTTTCTGGTTTCTAATGCAATCTGTACAAGTAATGTATAGCCAGTGAAACGTTAATACATCAATGCTGCACGCTGGGCCATTGGTATACACAATTACTGGTAGTAATTAGTACAAATGTATAAATAATATAAAAACATCAATATTTACAATCTATACAGTTCATTATTTACAAAGGACATTCAACGAATATCCCATGAGCACATTTCattcaaatacatgtatactctgaacacacacacacacgcacacacacacacacacacacacacacacacacacacacacacacacacattcacacacaaacacacgcacgcacgcactgcacgcgcacgcacacacacagacacacacacagacacacacacacacacacacacaaacacacacacacacacactcgcacacacgcacacacacacacacacacacacacattaaccgCGCgtatacatgcacgcacgcacgctaacAAACTTACATACATAGACAAATGTGCACGCACTGATCTAcaaacaaacacgtttgcacgcacgcacgcactctcaTGCGCATGAGCAAACGCatgctctctcgctctctctctctctctctctctctctctctctctctctctctctctctctctcacatccaCTGAGATCACAAACCAAATTATCTGTTACAGCAGTGAATGGCAACAGTATaggaaagacacacacaaacatgtcacTAGTACATAATAATCTTATTTACATTTTAAACCGAAATAATGCGTCACCTGAACACAGCTCTGTATTGTCTGGTATGGTCTTTCTTAACCATTATTTTTCTTACCATTCAAACCTCTTGAAAACAGCGCAACTACTTCCAAacttaacaaacacaacatcaacattcACACATTCCTTGTGTTAAACCGCTTGAAATAACTACATGCAGTTTAAGTTTTCTTAATTCTTAATTGTACTGGCCAAATCCTTCCGGAATTCTGATCTGATTAAAACGGCAACTTACACCGTAGGCTTTAAACTGCGGTGGGCTTCTGATGTAATATGTTCAGAAGACGTATACCTTGCAAAATAAACTTGCGCGTTTTTTTAGCTTCTTAAAGCGAGTAAGGGTTTTAATGTCTCATATCACATTAACCATAGAAATCACAGGTTTTACACATGGTGTTCTGGACGCAGCAGCGTACAATGTCTGAACCGAGTGTATATCACTGGATTGTCTCAGAAATTGCTGTATTTCTTTAAGTTTCCAACTGCAACGATTTCTTTCACTTTTCTGTGCCAGAACAGCTGCATGTCCCTTATCACACGACATAAATATACTGCTTGCATAAAGTGTCTTTTCTGTGGAATGCACGCTAGTCAGTATTGTGTTCGTTATTGTATAAGACAGCCGTTCTGCACATCATTTATCTCACGATGACCACACACACGAATGGCATTGTTCCTGTTGCAGTTACATTTTGCCTTGTTTTTAAGAGCATTATTGTTCTGTGGTTTGGAGTAAACACTGCTTTTTCTGTAGTATTTCAGAACAGTTTGACGTTTCTTGCCCACGCAACACATCAGTTGGTTCCCCTGCATGCTAgaaattcattttttttctgaaaatgtttAGCATTTAAAGGGCACATAAGCGTTAGATTACATCAACGTTTTTCACTGTTTAGTTGAAAATGTGCGTTACGGTTCTTTTCTCACGAGGACACATCTTTTATGGTTCACATTGCCGGAAAACAAACGACGTTCACTGCCGTTGGTTTCACTGACAAGAGGAAAGTTTGTGTGTTGTTCACAAGCTATGAAATTCAGATGGTTTTCATTGGTTTTGTTCATTCAATGCTGATCATTCCGCTGCCGCTCTCAGTTCATCAGTTCATTGACACTGGGATGAATACAGCATAGCTTGCATAGGGGTGAAGTCTCACCAGTCCTTTGGGCTATTCGTGCTTTCTCAGTGCAGTGCTGCTTGCTGGTGAGCTTTCTCGCAAAACCAGCAGAAAGGAATGATGACATTGAAGCCGAGAATACGTTAACAGTATCTGCCTCGTAGAAATCCCCAGGGCAAATCAACATTGTAATTAGCACCTTGTTGACGAATGCATTTCACTCATCAAAGAATGTCATTGTTTTTAATGCCGCACAGCAGGAAAGTGGGATCACAATCTTCGCGCTATTATCacatttctcttttttcttGGTTTGTAGTTGTAGCTTTTATTGTAGCCTTTTTTTCTCTTACAGAAGAATGCAGAACGATCTAGACGAGTATGTCGGTCATCTTCTAGTTGTAGCGCCACCATTCGTAGAAGTCCAACTTCTCGTAGATCCAGTCGAGATAGCTCGTGACTCTCGTGAACACGTTGGGGAATCCTCGCGCCGAGCAATTGTTGATCAACCAACTCATCACCCCCGAGATGTAGTATCGTCCCTCTTGCTCGCACATCAATGGACCACCGGAATCGCCCTGTAGGGGTAGAGTGGGTTGTAGGGAGGAGAAAAGAAAACGAGATTGGTTAGAATGGGTCACAGTTTTGATCGAGTCGACTTTAAACGACCGTGCTTGCATAAGCATTCACACTGGTAAGTACGTGCACGCGTAAACTCATGACTGTGACAAAAAGGTATGCACGTCCGTACACCCGTCAGCTCGCACACATAATATACACACACGTATGTCCACGCATACACACGACCACACACACGAAGTAAAAGTAAGTGGCACAAACAACTTCAGAtttaaaaaaggaagaaaagagatCCGTGAACGTACTCCCGAAgtaggtccctgccagactagtttgacacgacctcatttacataataTACCAACGTTTGAGTGAATGGTTTTGTTATgtcatgggtggtctctctcacgtatgtaggataaaaataACTATATCCTACCATAGCCTCGAAGTGTATCTTAAGCAAAGGATATACAATTAATAAATCCAccaggttcgaacccacgacctcccgatcacggggcggacgccttaccactaggccaaccgtgccggtagatgGTTGGATGGTGGGTTAATATttgtatcgtctcttcagctgatattgctattcaagaccgatgcaagtttgctTCTTTCTTCAGTTCACATGGCAAGCTCCATAGTTAAAATTATTTACAATCAGTGGAGATAGCTCTTTAACTCGTCGACACCGGtctgtgtttttattgttcgtCACGTGTTTCTggtattggtgagtacattttcatagttatcttgttcttgttcttcttacctgcagtctcttgttcatATTCTATTTACAATCAGGTCTATCACAGTGAAAATCTACGAGAAGAGTTCAATGACTTACATAGCAGGCGCCAGTGTCACCGTGTCCAACACACAGCTGATCGTCGAGCACGTGGATGCCGACACGAAGCCACATGGAAGCACAGTCCTGGTTGTCTAAGATCTTGACAGGGAGCTCGTTCATGGCGTTCTCGTGACCTCCAGAATCTGAAGCAGGTCATATCAAGTTAGCACACATTTGCAAACGGAAAGAGCAGAGAAGGTGTTGGAATGTTAGTGATTTAGaaacaatgaatttaaaaaaaaaaagaatcaaaGCCGTTGAAATTTTGGTGATTTTGGGGAAAATGTACTTTAAAAAGAATCAAAGGCGTTGACATTTTAGTGAATTGGGAAAAATGTActtaaaaaaagaataacaatgACGATAAACCGACATGACGCCAATGAAATTAAAAGAAGTTTAATGAAATTAAAAAGAGAATCAAAGGCGTTGAAATATTTGGGAAAAATGTACTTTAAAAAGAATCAAAGGCGTTGAAATATTAGCGGTTTGGGAAAAAATGTACTTAAAAAAGAATACAAAATACGACAAACTGACATGACGCTTGGCGAAGGCGCTGAGGCACGGAAATAAGTAAAGGATTTACATTTTAGTGTTAAACAGTTGGTCCCGCCCCTGGAGATCAGCTAGGGTTTTACATTTTGAATGTGTGAGCAATGCATTTAGAGCTGCGAGAACGAATTACAGTAGTCCAGTTaaactgcaaaatattgtgCTGTATCGTTACAAATGGCACAAAGAACATTGCTGGATAGCCACAAATACATGCTTTGCTAAAACTGAATTTCACTATTGCAGAtgttaaggcctaaaaaaaaatagctgtggttacggtaacccgacctaccctatttttaggggccgaccctataactttttattacatttgtcaacaaaaaacaaaaaaaagacaacaaaaaagaaaacgagtgcagaaaacgcaatgaaagcgaaagcgctcgagtcgcacacttatttccctgtcaagtaggtttaatttgtgcacattagaaaaaaaagttataacaaaaaaagtgattgcctaccttcctaccctattttttttggctatgttaccgtaaccacacctattattttttttggcctaacataaAATTAAGGAAGTAACACTCCGAAGTAACACATGTATTATACAGCTCCAAAATGAAGTTACGTTGGTTAAAGCAAAAATATTAGTGTACAGTACAGAGATACGTTGCCCGTCTAAAGTTATAAACTTCTTACGCACCTCTGGTCTCTCCCCATCCGCTGATCCAGCAGTTATCGAGGTCGGGTGGCGGGGTGTTCTGGTCGGGTAGACAGGCTACCCGGACCTCTCCGGAGGTGAGATCCACCCCTTCATCCAGCTGCAGCAGCGCCACGTCGTTAGGGAAGTTGCTCGTGCGGATGTACCCGGGGTGCTGTCAACAGGGAGCAAATAGTCAAATTTAAATCAGTGAACTGggaattgttttaatttttaaaaaatatttttttattagacatttctttatttctttcattctttatcCTTGTGTATTTTTCCCTCTCCTGTTagtgcattttttttaatcatttttgtttgtttggtgaaCATGGAATTTagactgtgtgcgtgtgtgcacagAAGGGGCAGATGGTCTGATTGCATTGTCCAATGATCAAACCAACAAGCAAATGGTCAAGTTTTAGTCAGGGAACTGGGAATTTAGACTGTGTGCATTGTCCAATGATTAAACCAACAAGCAAATAGAAAATACTAacactgtttttgtttgttgttttttgtttgttgttgttgttgttggtttgttgttgtttttaatgaagGCGAAGGGATGATATTGTGAAGAGCACAGAATGGGTAGAAGAGGTCGCTTTTGATCAGTTCAACAATTCAAAGGACGAACACTTGTACGTATGTCGAAAGGTGAAGAAGTTGAATGGATTAGTTCGCTGTTGTACGATTTGTAGACTGTCTAGGATTATCTTACCCTTTCTGAACGTGAAATATTTCATTGTTTATTTCCGCCCCATCAACGCCTTGAACGTTTTATAGTGTGCTTGATTCAGATACCTAATCAATCCATCCCCTCTCCTTGACCTCCGCCCCCCGCCCCGCGCCCCCCTATcccgaataaaaaaaaataaaaaaaataggagACTGTAAAAAGTGTCCACCACTTCTGTTCTCGTGGTGCGTGTAAAACAACATAAGTCCTGCGAGAAGCGACACGAACTATCGCAATGCCGTACTCCTGCATCTGTGCAAACAATACCTGTAATTGAATAGAGTTAGTATACATGCTCAACTATTTACTATCAAAAATGATGCAAATATCATCGAAAAGCTGAAGTTTCTATTTATTAAGTTTAAAGAAAAGGTGTAAAAATAACAAAAGTTTATAAGATGGAAGGGACGAAATATTTCAACTCGATAAAGTTATTTTTAAGTGTTCATCGGCATTATATGTTAgtctttcaaacaaacaaaaattaataaagaaagaaaaagaggaagagagaaaaaaaagaagaaaaaaaagaaaaagaacgaaaaaaaaaaatcatctgaAAGATGTTTCATGCATACAAAAAATAGGTCTAAATCGTGCTACCTGCATAGCTAACTGATGAGTTAGAATGGAATTTCATGAATATCGAAAAGCCAATTTCCATTGTTGACAAAATCTGGCCTATTGTAAGTACGATCATTGTGAAATCAGACGCCTATTTCTATTGGTTATCCAACACCACGTGCTTCACCAGAGCACGAATCCTATTGGTGTATTCACTCACGCTGACAATTCTGGCGATACGTCTGTAGATCTCTCTGCCAGATTCCACTTCCAGGTTATCTTCGGCTAGCACCACTCGCCAGTTCCTCACATCTCCGTAGAATGGCCTGcagcacaaacacaaaatattgTCAAACGTTTGAAAAATTATACAAACATAGGTGTTTAGAATTAGACTTCGTAAGATTTTGAGCTGAGAATAAAATAATCATGACATAAACATAGTGAATTATTGGTGTGGTTCGCTCCCAGTCTTCTAtcttttattgatttttttctttttcttttatgtgttgtgttttgctGGAATTGTGGACGTCCGATTCCTTGAAAAACTCTGAAAGTTGCTGGATACTTTTtattgcgggggggggggggggggagggcgtaGAAGGTAGTTTTAGCCACTACAACAACCGGCCGTTGGTAGTCTCAGACCACAAAACCATAACTTTTTCATCTCGGTaacgaaagtaaaaagaaagagGAATGAATAAATGTATATGCATGATCGTTGATTCAGGACCTCCAACAGCGTAGACATCACAGATTCAGAGAGGAACGATCATGTTCTGACAAATAACCTGTCACCATCTTTACTCTTCACTCACCCTTCCACGCAGTGAGCGGCGGTGAGCACCCAGGACTGGTGGATGAGCACCCCTCCACACCTGTGCCACGGTTCCACGGCCGCGATGATCTGTAGCGACACCTGCCACGGCCACTGACCTGGGTCGGACGGACTTCCGCCGATAATCATTGGGCTGGCCATGATGCCACAGTGTTCTGAAATCACAATGAATCAAAAACACCAGTGAGACATAGTTCGAGAGAGTGTGTAGTGTACTGCGATTGGGTAAAGTAAAGTacgaagaagaagccagttcgAGAGAGTGTGTAGTGTACTGCGATTGGGTAAAGTAAAGTACGAAGAAGAAGCTAGTTCGAGAGAGTGTATAGTGTTCTGCAATGGGGTAAAGTAAagtaagaagaagaagccagttcgAGATAGTATGTAGTGATCTGCGATGGGATAAAGTAAAGTacgaagaagaagccagttcgAGAGAGTGTGTAGTGTTCTGCAATGGGGTAAAGTAAAGTacgaagaagaagccagttcgAGAGAGTGTGTAGGCCTAGTGTTCTGCGATGGGATAAAGTAAAGTacgaagaagaagccagttcgAGAGAGTGTGTAGTGTACTGCGATGGGATAAAGTAAAGTacgaagaagaagccagttcgAGATAGTATGTAGTGATCTGCGATGGGATAAAGTAAAGTACGAAGAAAAAGCCAGTTCGAGAGAGTGTGTAGTGTTTTGCGATGGGATAAAGTAAAGTGCGAAGAAGAAAGCCATC is part of the Littorina saxatilis isolate snail1 linkage group LG15, US_GU_Lsax_2.0, whole genome shotgun sequence genome and harbors:
- the LOC138948932 gene encoding elastase-1-like, translated to MASPMIIGGSPSDPGQWPWQVSLQIIAAVEPWHRCGGVLIHQSWVLTAAHCVEGPFYGDVRNWRVVLAEDNLEVESGREIYRRIARIVSHPGYIRTSNFPNDVALLQLDEGVDLTSGEVRVACLPDQNTPPPDLDNCWISGWGETRDSGGHENAMNELPVKILDNQDCASMWLRVGIHVLDDQLCVGHGDTGACYGDSGGPLMCEQEGRYYISGVMSWLINNCSARGFPNVFTRVTSYLDWIYEKLDFYEWWRYN